Proteins encoded together in one Synergistetes bacterium HGW-Synergistetes-1 window:
- a CDS encoding putative sulfate exporter family transporter, producing MENRLKIITSDLKIWLAAAAFLSILTSNPAWGLLLGSAAALSAGNPAAESTGKVSKKLLQIAVILLGFGMHLNTVIRVGLTSVWITMISISLTLIIGMTLGRMFGVKRDLSLLLSTGTAVCGGSAIAAMSPSIGASQSDTGVAMAVVFLLNGAGLLIFPAIGRFFELSQQQFGFWAALAIHDTSSVVGAAAIYGAEALAIGTTVKLTRALWILPLAIGGAKLNRSESKAPFQWFLIGFLAAAAARSLFPALEAVWNLGSLAGKHLMTGTLFLIGAGLSRDKLKKIGFKPLFMAVTLWLIISILSLTAVIKGFMPNINI from the coding sequence TTGGAAAATCGCTTAAAAATCATCACATCTGATCTTAAAATATGGCTGGCTGCAGCAGCGTTTCTCTCGATCCTTACATCAAACCCGGCATGGGGATTGCTCCTTGGATCAGCCGCAGCTCTTTCGGCAGGAAACCCTGCCGCCGAAAGTACCGGAAAAGTGTCAAAAAAACTCCTCCAGATCGCTGTCATCCTTCTGGGGTTCGGGATGCACCTAAACACGGTCATAAGGGTCGGCCTGACTTCTGTATGGATCACTATGATATCTATATCATTGACCCTTATAATTGGCATGACCCTTGGCAGGATGTTCGGCGTAAAGAGAGACCTTTCCCTTCTTCTGAGCACCGGTACGGCTGTATGCGGAGGAAGCGCCATAGCCGCAATGTCGCCATCCATCGGGGCATCGCAGTCGGATACCGGTGTAGCGATGGCGGTAGTCTTTCTGCTCAACGGAGCCGGACTGCTGATATTCCCCGCAATAGGCCGTTTCTTTGAACTTTCACAGCAGCAGTTCGGCTTCTGGGCGGCCCTTGCAATACATGACACAAGCAGCGTGGTCGGGGCGGCAGCTATCTACGGAGCAGAGGCTCTGGCGATAGGAACCACAGTCAAACTCACGCGCGCACTATGGATACTGCCTCTGGCTATTGGGGGAGCAAAGCTGAACAGGTCTGAGAGCAAGGCGCCATTCCAGTGGTTTTTGATAGGATTTTTAGCTGCTGCCGCGGCAAGGTCACTTTTTCCCGCACTTGAAGCGGTCTGGAATCTGGGATCCCTTGCGGGAAAACATCTTATGACTGGCACGCTCTTTCTTATAGGAGCGGGCCTGAGCAGGGATAAATTGAAAAAGATAGGCTTTAAGCCTCTGTTTATGGCTGTTACCCTCTGGCTTATTATTTCCATCCTCTCTCTTACAGCCGTAATAAAAGGATTTATGCCGAACATCAACATTTAG
- a CDS encoding Rrf2 family transcriptional regulator: MEYPVFRYCEEENELNPIVSLPDPLILGLHALGELAKNPDRCLSTQQIAAAIGSTEPHLSKVLQRLNKGGMVKSVRGPGGGYKLNCVPEETPLRNIFELLGGPFDSKGCGLDGCKNKVCFIGAMMDELTRAFLRYLESRTLADFTKYYDHSIPVEIEISVITPSLGQKHPNFSHISTK; encoded by the coding sequence ATAGAATATCCGGTATTCCGTTATTGCGAGGAGGAGAACGAACTGAATCCTATCGTCAGCTTGCCGGATCCCCTGATCCTGGGTCTGCATGCTCTTGGAGAGCTTGCGAAAAACCCGGACAGATGTCTTTCCACACAGCAGATAGCAGCAGCAATAGGCTCCACTGAGCCGCATCTTTCAAAAGTCCTCCAACGTCTCAATAAGGGAGGAATGGTCAAGTCTGTGCGCGGTCCGGGCGGCGGTTACAAGCTAAATTGTGTGCCGGAAGAGACCCCCCTTCGCAACATCTTTGAGCTTCTTGGCGGGCCCTTTGACTCTAAGGGCTGCGGACTTGACGGCTGCAAAAACAAAGTTTGCTTTATCGGTGCAATGATGGACGAACTGACAAGGGCCTTTTTAAGATATCTTGAGTCCAGGACCCTGGCCGATTTCACGAAATACTATGATCATTCCATACCGGTGGAAATTGAAATATCAGTTATAACGCCAAGTCTTGGTCAGAAACACCCGAATTTCAGCCACATAAGTACTAAATAA